The genomic window CGCCGCGATCCGGCGCGCGGGCTACGGCGTGGTCGCGCACGGCCAGCCCGCCTGGAACGGCGTGGCGATCCTCGCGCGCGGGCGCGAGCCGATCGAAACCGGGCGCGGCCTGCCGGGCATGGAGGACGACCCGCAGAGCCGCTACCTCGAGGCCGTGGTCGACGGCGTGCTGGTCGGCTGCCTCTACCTGCCCAACGGCAATCCGCAGCCCGGGCCGAAGTTCGACTACAAGCTGCGCTGGTTCGAGGCCTTCCACAAGCATGCGAAGAAGCTGTACGCGAGCGGCCTGCCCGTGGTGCTCGCGGGCGACTACAACGTCGTGCCCACCGATGCCGACATCTACAACCCCGCCTCGTGGCGCGACGACGCGCTGCTGCAGCCCGAGAGCCGGGCCGCCTACGCGCGCCTGCTGAAGCAGGGCTGGACCGACGCGATCCGCGCGCGCCATCCCGAACGCGCGCCCTTCACCTTCTGGACCTACTGGCGCAACCGCTTCCCGCGCGACGCCGGGCTGCGCATCGACCACCTGCTGCTGAACGCCGAACTCGCGCCGCTGCTGCGCGATGCGGGCGTGGACCGCGACGTGCGCGGCCGCCCGGGCGCGAGCGACCATGCGCCGGCCTGGATCGAGCTCGACCTGCCTGCCTAACTCCGCGCCAGAAATCGCTCGGCCGCCGCCACCCCATCGCTCTCGCTGCGCACGAAGTCGAAGGACAGCCCCAGCACCTTGCCCGCGCCCTGGGCCGCCAGCCGCACCGCCGCGGGAATCGTGCGCTCGCCGGTGACGAACACCAGGCCCGCGCAGAACGCGCGCAGGTGCTCCTTGTGGCGCTTGAAGAACAGCGCGCGGCGCTTGCGGTCCTCGTGGCTTTCCTCGGGGTGGTCGCCGGGCAGGTGGTCGGTCAGCAGCACGAAGCGCTCGCCGCGTTCGAGCAGCGCGGCCAGTTGCGCCTCGGTGTCGGTGTCGTGCGAATGGGCCTGCGGGTCTTCCTTCAGGAACACCAGCGGAAATCTCGTCGTGTCGAACAGCATCGCGTTCTCTCCAAAAAAATGGGAAGCCTTCGTGGGGCGCTCGATGCGTCAGTACAGCTCGTGCTTGACCGCGTGGTCGTAGTGCGCGTCGATCTGAGCGATCTGCTCCGTGCCGAGCTCGGCCGAGGCATCGGCGCGCCGGCCCAGCGCGGCCATCATCTGGCCCACGGTCGGCAGCGCATCGCGCGCGAGGCGGGCACTGTCCTGCCACAGCCGGGCACGGTTGATGGCCTTGCCGCAATGCAGCAGCACCTCGTCGATGCGCACCACGGTCGCGGTCTTGGGAATGCGCTCGCCCTCGCGCAGTTCGTTCAGCAGCCCGGCATCGGTCGAGACGCGGCCGCGGCCGTTGATGCGCAGGAAGAGTTCGAGACCGGGGAACAGGAACACCATCGCGAGCCGCTCGTCGCGCCGCAGGTTGCGCATCGACTCGATGCGGTTGTTGCCGGGCCAGTCGGCGAAGGCGACCGTGTGCGCATCCAGCACGTGGACGAAGCCCGGTGGGCCGCCGCGCGGCGAGGCATCGAGCCCCTGCTCGCTGCCGGTGGCGAGGCAGAAGAAGGTGGCCTGCGCGAGATAGGCCTCGTGGAAGTCGACCAGGCGATCGAGCACCGCCTTCTGGGTCATCTCGGAGGGGGCGGCGTATAGCGCATCGAGGTCGGGCGCCGGGGCCGGATCGTCGAGGAAAGGGCGAGGTCTTGGGTTCATGGCACCCAGCGTACGGACGAAAGCCTTGGCGGCTGTAGACTGGATCGGCCAATCGATAGCTCTCAGCCGCCATGACCGATCCCATTCTTCGCCTCGCCGGCCTGATCGACCGACCGGACGGCCCGGTCCTGATCGCGGCCGAGGGCAGCCAGGGCGAAGAGTTGGCGTCGGGCCCGCATCGCCATGCGCGCGGCCAGCTGTTCGGCTCGCTGCGCGGGTTGGTGTCGGTCGGGGTCGAGGACGGCGTCTGGATCGTGCCGGCCATCCACGCGGTCTGGCTGCCGCCGCACCAGGAGCATTCGGGGCGTTCGCACGGCCCGTTCCATGGCTGGAGCGTCTACGTGGCGGAGCCGGCCTGCGCCACCCTGCCCTCGCGGCCCTGCACCCTCCGCACCTCGGGCCTGCTGCGCGAGGCGGTGCTGCGCGCCTGCAGCTGGCCGCTCGAGGCGCCCAAGGCGCTGGACGAGAGCCGCGCGCATGTGGCGGCGGTCATCCTCGACGAGATCCGCAGCCTGCCGGTGGAACCCTTCGGCCTGCCGCTGCCGAGCGACCCGCGGCTGCAGCGCATCGCGCACGCGCTGATCGCCGAACCCGCGGACGAACGCGACCTCGAGCAATGGGCCGGTTGGGCGGCCGTGAGCTCGCGCACGCTGAGCCGGCGCTTCGTGCTGGAAACCGGCTTCAACTTCACGGCCTGGCGGCAGCGCGCGCGCATGATGCGCTCGCTCGAGATGCTCGCGGCCGGCGTCCCGGTGACGGCGATCGCGCTCGACCTCGGCTATTCGACCGCGAGCGCGTTCATCGGGCTGTTCCGCCGCACCTTCGGCGAGACGCCGGCGAGCTACCGGGCGCGGCTGTGAGCGTTGCGCTCAACGCTGCAACTGGCGCAGCTCGTCGCTGGTGTTGGCGTTGAAGAAGGCGGCCGCGTCGTCGAACGCGACCTGCACCATGCGGTGCTGCGCGGTCCACTTGCCGAACTTGCGCTCGCCCGCCTGCAGGAAGGCGAGCAGGCTCGGCGCCAGGCTGGCACGCAGCAGGCAGAACACCGGTTGCGCGCGCAGCTCGCCGTCTTCGTGCGTGGCGGCCATCGCGATCTCGGCACCCTGCGCGGCCGCGGCCTCGGCCAGCCGGTCGACCAGGTCCGGCGGAAAGTCCGGCGTGTCGCAGGGCACGGTGACGAGCCAAGCGGTGCGCGCATGCTCGAGCCCGGTCAGCAGGCCCGCGAGCGGCCCCGCATAGCCTTCGATGGAGTCGGACCACACGGGCACGCCCATCGCTTCGTAGTCGGGCAGGTTGCGGTTGGCGCTGAGCATGGCCGTGCCCACCTGCGGCTGCAGGCGGCGCAGTGCATGCAGCGCCAGCGGCACGCCGCGGTGGTCCTGCAGGCCCTTGTCGACGCCGCCCATGCGGCTGCCGCGGCCGCCGGCCAGCACCAGGCCCGTGATGTCTTCGCGCGCGATGGAGTTCATGCGCGCATTCTCGCCCGAGCCCTACGACCTCAGCGTGCGCAGCGCCGAAGTCCAGCGCAGCAGTTCGTCGAGCATCGCCTTCGCGGCCGCCGCGTTGGCGGGGTTGGCCGACAGGCCGCCCTCGGCCTGCAGCTGCTGGCCCACGTTCGTGAACGCGACCGCCTCGAGCATCGGCACCACCTTGAGCGTGCCGAGCAGCTGCTTGGTGACCTGCACCGCGCGGATGCCGCCCGACATGCCGCCGTAGCTCACGAAGCCGACGGCCTTGTACTGCCATTCGCGCACGAGGTAGTTCAAGGCATTGACCAGCGCGCCCGGCGGCGCGAAGTTGTATTCGGGCAGCACGAACAGGAAGGCATCGGCCTCGGCGACGCTCGCGCTCCAGGCGCGCGTGTGCTCGTGCGTGTAGCGCTGCAGGCGCGGATGCTCGGGTTCGTCGAACACCGGCAGCCCGAAGGCCGCCAGGTCGACGAAACGGGCGTCGAAGCCGCCGTGCGCTTCGGCGATGCCGTGCGCCCAGTCGGCAACGGCCGGGCCCACGCGGCCGGGCCGCGTGCTGCAGATCAGGGTATGGAGGATGGGACGGGTCATCGCGGAATCCTAAGTCATGGCGCGGCCAGTCCGAGGCGCGCGAGCGTCGCGGCCTTGAGGCGGCTGTCCTCGCGCACCTGGCGCTCGAAGTCCTTGCCCGGCTGGAAGTCGACCACCTGGTTCGCGCCGCGCGCCCAGGCCTGGTACCTGGGCGAGGCCACGGCCTCGCGGCACGAGGACTCGAGGCGCGCGACCACCGCGTCGGGTGTCT from Variovorax paradoxus includes these protein-coding regions:
- the xth gene encoding exodeoxyribonuclease III → MKIATFNVNGIHSRLDRLLEWLAASKPDVACLQELKSPDAKLPLAAIRRAGYGVVAHGQPAWNGVAILARGREPIETGRGLPGMEDDPQSRYLEAVVDGVLVGCLYLPNGNPQPGPKFDYKLRWFEAFHKHAKKLYASGLPVVLAGDYNVVPTDADIYNPASWRDDALLQPESRAAYARLLKQGWTDAIRARHPERAPFTFWTYWRNRFPRDAGLRIDHLLLNAELAPLLRDAGVDRDVRGRPGASDHAPAWIELDLPA
- a CDS encoding pyridoxamine 5'-phosphate oxidase family protein encodes the protein MNPRPRPFLDDPAPAPDLDALYAAPSEMTQKAVLDRLVDFHEAYLAQATFFCLATGSEQGLDASPRGGPPGFVHVLDAHTVAFADWPGNNRIESMRNLRRDERLAMVFLFPGLELFLRINGRGRVSTDAGLLNELREGERIPKTATVVRIDEVLLHCGKAINRARLWQDSARLARDALPTVGQMMAALGRRADASAELGTEQIAQIDAHYDHAVKHELY
- a CDS encoding helix-turn-helix transcriptional regulator; its protein translation is MTDPILRLAGLIDRPDGPVLIAAEGSQGEELASGPHRHARGQLFGSLRGLVSVGVEDGVWIVPAIHAVWLPPHQEHSGRSHGPFHGWSVYVAEPACATLPSRPCTLRTSGLLREAVLRACSWPLEAPKALDESRAHVAAVILDEIRSLPVEPFGLPLPSDPRLQRIAHALIAEPADERDLEQWAGWAAVSSRTLSRRFVLETGFNFTAWRQRARMMRSLEMLAAGVPVTAIALDLGYSTASAFIGLFRRTFGETPASYRARL
- the mobA gene encoding molybdenum cofactor guanylyltransferase MobA; the encoded protein is MNSIAREDITGLVLAGGRGSRMGGVDKGLQDHRGVPLALHALRRLQPQVGTAMLSANRNLPDYEAMGVPVWSDSIEGYAGPLAGLLTGLEHARTAWLVTVPCDTPDFPPDLVDRLAEAAAAQGAEIAMAATHEDGELRAQPVFCLLRASLAPSLLAFLQAGERKFGKWTAQHRMVQVAFDDAAAFFNANTSDELRQLQR
- a CDS encoding NAD(P)H-dependent oxidoreductase, with the protein product MTRPILHTLICSTRPGRVGPAVADWAHGIAEAHGGFDARFVDLAAFGLPVFDEPEHPRLQRYTHEHTRAWSASVAEADAFLFVLPEYNFAPPGALVNALNYLVREWQYKAVGFVSYGGMSGGIRAVQVTKQLLGTLKVVPMLEAVAFTNVGQQLQAEGGLSANPANAAAAKAMLDELLRWTSALRTLRS